ATCAGGTTGAACTTCAGTTTCTACATACCTAACGTTTAAAAGCGGGTCATCTTTCAAAACCGTGCCGATGCCCACCATTACGGCGTTGTGATAAGAACGGAGTTTATGAACGTAAGTACGGGATTTTTTTGAAGTAACCCACTTAGAGTCTCCTTTCTCATCAGCAATGAAGCCGTCAAGTGTAGAAGCCAACTTGAGGGATACAAAGGGACGAGAATATTTAACGTTAACGATAAAATCCTCTATAAGCTCAAAACAGCGTTTTTTAAAAACGTTTTCCTTTACCTTTATTCCTGCTGCCTTTAAGCGCTCTACACCGCCAGAAGCTATCGGGTTAGGGTCTCTTATACCAATTACAACTTCTTTTATTCCAGCTTTTATTATCTTTTCGGTGCAGGGAGGAGTTTTTCCATAATGGTTGCATGGCTCAAGAGTCACGTAGAGAGTTGCTCCCCTTGCTTTATCACCAGCTCTTTCTATAGCCAAAGCCTCTGCGTGAGGTTGCCCAGCTTTCTCGTGAAATGCTTTTGAAATTACCTTGCCGTTTTTTACTATTACAGCACCAACAGCAGGGTTAGGAAGCGTTTTTCCTTTAGCTTTGTAAGCCTCTCTAATAGCTAAGCTCATAAATTTCAAGTCTTCAGTTGTTATCTTTTCCATCTTTCGGTTCATTAAGTTTATTTATCCATTCATTGTAGTAAATCTTCTCCATTTCTTCTTCAGGAAAATGAGTAGGTGGAGGATAGTGTTTCACAATTTCTTCGTAAGGCGGTTCAAACTGACCGCATCCGTAAAGCTGACATATTTTCTTAGCTATCAATCCCCAAGGAGGAGCAGCTGTTCCACCACCTGTTGCTCCATCCCACATCTTCTGATAGCTGTCTCTTCCAAACCAAACACTCATGATAAAGGAAGTAGTAAATCCAGAAAAGTAAACATCTCTAAAATCGTTTGTTGTTCCTGTTTTCCCAGCAACGTCAAACCACTTTGTAAGGTAGGAAATACTGCGCGCCGTTCCTTTCTTAACAACGTCTTGCATGATAGAGCGAAGTATCTGCACAGACCAGGCATCAGAAACATTCTTCATAACAGGATATCCACGATATATCACCTTACCGAATCTATTGGTAACCTTCGTAATTACGTAAGGCTCTTTGAGAATTCCGTTATCCTGAAAGGCAGAATAGGCTCTAACTATACGGTAGAGGTTTGAAGGAAAACTACCTAAAACGTAAGAAAGGTCAAAAGGATCGTCAGGTTTAATCATTTCAAACTTTACAAGCGTTTTCCTTATCTTTTGTGGAAAGTGCATGGCAAGGTGCAATGTAGCAACGTTTATGGATTTCATAAGGGCATAGCGAACCTGAACGAACGGAGTAAACTTTTTACCATAGTTTTCCGGTTTCCACTCCTTTAAAACCTGAGTTCCGTTTATAGTTATTTCTGTAACCATTTCAAAAGGTTCGTTTGAAACGTAATCCAGAGGCGACCATCCGTTCTGGAAGGCAGTAAGGTAAGTAAACGGCTTTGCCGTTGAACCTATGGGACGAAGAATCCTGAAGGCTCTATTCAGCGGACTTTCTTTAAAGTCTCTTCCACCAACGACAAAGAGAACACCACCTTTTTTATCAATAGCCATGCCGGCACACTGGAGGTCATCAAGGTTATGTTTTTGAGAATATTTATCGTCATATTCTTTTAAGACTTTCTGCGCGTAATCCTGAACTCTTAAATCTAAAGTGGTGTAAATCTTATAACCTGCAGTATAGATAGTATCGTAAGGAACTATACCTTTCCTGGCTATTTCAAACTTTACCAGGTCAAGGGCATAGCTGGCAGTTCTGGGATAATTAGGGGACTTGAGCGGCGTTAAAGGCTCATTTATCGTTTTTTTATACTCTTCTTCCGTAATATATCCTAAGTCGAGCATTTTCTTGAGAATAAAGTTTCGTCTTTTTAAAGCTCTCTGTGGATGTTTGAACGGATTGTAATATTCGGGTCCTCTGATTATTCCCGCCAAAAGGGCACACTGAGCAAGAGTTAAATCACTGAGGTTATCTTTACCGAACAACACCCACGCCGCTGCTTTTACGCCGTAGGCTCCGTTTGAAAGGTAGATATAGTTAAGGTAAAGCTCTAAAATTTCCTGCTTGGTTAACTTTTTTTCCAATTCTCTGGCAATGGCTATCTCTTTAAGCTTTCTCTCAAACGTTCTTTTGGGGGAAAGGTAGAGGATTTTTGCAAGCTGCTGAGTTATCGTGCTTCCACCCTGAACGATTTTTCCTTTAGTTATATCAGTAACAGCAGCTCTTAAAATACCTAACGGGTCTATACCTTTATGTTCAAAGAACCTTTCATCTTCAGCGGTTATTACGGCGTATATGAGTTTTTTGGGAATTTCATCGTAAGGGGCGTAAAGGCGGAAATGACCTTTATAGAAAAATCCCACCACCTTCCCGTTCCTGTCATAAACGGTGGTGGCAAAGTCGGGCAACAATCTCCTTTTGTAAGCCGTTGAAGCAAACGACTTAGAAAACAAAGGGGAAAGCAAAAATAAAACAAAAAAGATTGCCGCGATTTTTTTGAACTTCAACGCTCTCTCCTTGAAGAGTTTTGATAGATAGAATATTAGGTGATAAATTGGGAAGTAGCAAGAAAACGGGAGAAAGCAATTTGAGATGGAAAAAACGTCTCATCAATATAGGGAAAAGGGGAGTTGCGTTGGTAGGGGAGGAGTGGATTTTTTTCCTTTCTCTCTTCGGATTAATTCTTTCCTCTTTAATTCTCCACCGCATACCAAAGTACACGTTAAACGACTTTAAAATATTAATAACCTTAACTATATTCCTCATAATCGTAAAATCGCTGGAAAGAGAAAAAATCCCCCCCTACCTCGCCTCCAAAATAGAAAAAGGCAGCTACGTTCCCCTAAAACTCCTCCTGTTTACCTTTTTCATCTCCATGTTTATAACGAACGATGTCGCCCTTATGGTTGTAGTCCCATTCACGCTATCCTTTAACGTTTCCCACGCAGGGTTATTAGTAGCGTTAGAAGCGATGGCAGCAAACGGCGGCTCTGCATTAAGCCCTTTCGGGAACCCTCAAAACCTCTTCATTTACTACCACTACAAAACTTCCGTTCTTGCTTTCATAAAAACGATTTTCCCTTTCTGGATAACCTCCCTCCTCTTCCTCATTCTGCTCTTTTTCCTTAAAAGAAACCTTTTCAAAATATCCGCAAGAAGCGAGCCAGTAAGCCTGGGAAAAAACTGGAAAGGAAGCGTTTTAATGTTCCTGTTGTTTCTCCCCGTAGCTTTAAAGGCAGTTCCATTTTACCTCTGCATCGTTCCCCTTATCTACTATTTAATAAAAGACAGAGAATCCTTCAAAATAGACTACTTCTTAATCGGCACGTTCTTTGCCTTCTTTGGATTTACAGATAACTTAGCTTACGCCCTTAACTTCTCCATCACAGAACCCTCAAAAGTTTTTCTCTATTCAGCAGGCGCAAGTCAAGTTATAAGCAACGTTCCGGCTGCACTCCTCTTTGCAGACTTCACAGATAACTGGAAAGCGCTCCTTTGGGGAACCAGCGTCGGCGGATACGGCAATCTCATCGGCTCTTTAGCAAACCTCATAGCCTACAAGCTCTACGTAAACCACAGAGGTAACAACTGGAAGGTATTGCTACTTTTCCACGTTATAGGCTACGCGTTCTTTTTCTTAGGAATAGCTTCCTTCTTTTACTTTTACAATTTCGTAAAATAATTGTCCACACAATTAAAGCAGGAGAGGAAAAATGGAATTTGAAGCCGTAATAGGTCTTGAAGTTCACGCTCAACTATTAACAAAAACTAAAATATTCTGTAGCTGCAAAAACGAGTTTGGCGCACCACCAAACACAAACGTCTGCCCCGTATGCTTAGGAATGCCCGGTTCTCTGCCAGTTCTCAACAAAAGAGCCGTTGAATACGCTGTAAAGGCAGCTTTAGCACTTAACTGCAAAATAAACAAATACTCAATCTTCGCAAGGAAGCACTACTTCTACCCAGACCTACCCAAAGCCTACCAGATAACCCAGTACGAACTGCCCTTTGCAGAACACGGCTGGATAGAAATAGAAAAACCAGACGGAACGAAGAAAAAAATCAGAATTCGCAGAATCCACATGGAAGAAGACGCCGGAAAAACAATACACGGCGAAGGTTTAGACCCAAACTCCTACGTTGACCTTAACCGCGCCGGAACGCCGCTGATAGAAATCGTTTCTGAACCGGACATTTCAACTCCTGAAGAAGCAAGGCTCTACATGCAAAAATTAAGAGATATACTCGTCTGGATAGGCGTAAACGACGGAAACCTTGAAGAAGGTTCTTTAAGGTGCGACGCTAACGTTTCTGTAAGACCAAAAGGCTCTGAAAAGCTTGGAACGAGAACTGAAATCAAAAACGTAAACTCCTTCCGCTTTATCCAGAAAGCCCTTGAATATGAAATAGAAAGGCAGATAAACGTAATCAAAAGCGGCGGCGAAGTCGTTCAGGAAACAAGGCTTTTTGACTCCCAAAAAGGCATAACGAAAACCATGAGAACGAAAGAAGAAGCTGAAGATTACAGATACTTCCCTGAACCTGACCTTCCACCGCTCATAATAGATGACGAATGGCTGGAAGCTATAAAGTCCTCTCTCCCTGAACTTCCAGACCAGGTAAAAGAACGCTTCATAAAAGAGTTTGGAATTACTTCTTACGATGCAGACATTTTAACGAGAGATAGAAACTTAGCAGAATTCTTCGAAAGAGCCGCTAAAAGTTACAGCGGAGAAGCGAAAAAGGTTGCAAACATAATCATTTCAGACTTTTTGGGTATTCTCAACGAAATGAAAACTGACATTTCCGAAACTCCCGTTAAGCCCGAACAGATAGCAAAACTCCTTGAATTAGTTGACAAAGGCGTAATTTCCTTGAGAGTAGCCAAAGAAGAAGTCCTCCCAGAAATGGCAAAAGAAGGTAAAGACCCAGAAGCAGTCGTGGAAGAAAAAGGTCTCGTCCAGATTTCCGACGAATCCGCTCTAAAGGAAATAATTAAGAAAGTTTTAGCAGCAAACGAAAAAGCTGTTAAGCAGTATAAAGAAGGAAACGACAAGCAGAAGCAGAAAGCAGTCAAGTTTTTAATAGGTCAAGTAATGAAGGAAACCCGCGGAAAAGCCAATCCAAAACTATTAAACGAACTGATACCTCAAGTGCTTGAGGAAGTTTAATTTAGGGGGCACCTCCCCCACTTTCCCTATCCATCGGAGAACAAATGTTCAAAGCCGGAATAGACATTGGGTCAACTACCGTAAAGGGCGTCCTTTTAGACGAAAAAAATAACGTTATCTTTAAGCAGTACAAACGCCACGAAGCAAAACAATCCGAGAAAGTTTTAGAACTTCTAAAAAATTTTGAGAAAGTAGCAGGAAAAAATTTTCATTTATTCTTAACCGGCAGTGGCGGAAAAGACCTGGCAGAATCGTTAGGCGTAAAGTTCGTTCAGGAAGTCAACGCTGTAGCATTAGCGGTTGAAAACCTCTATCCACAAACCCGTTCTGTCGTTGAATTAGGCGGACAGGACGCCAAAATGATTTTCTGGATAGAAAAAAACGGGATTATAAGAAAAGTCACCACTATGAACGACAAGTGTGCCGGCGGAACAGGCGCAACGATAGATAGAATAATCGCAAAGTTAAAAATCCCCCCCTCCACCGCCTCCAAAATCCACTACGACCCATTAAAAGTCCACCCAATAGCCGCAAAGTGCGGCGTTTTTGCAGAAACAGACATAAACAGCCTTCAAAAAGCCGGCGTTCCAGAAGATGAACTGCTAATATCTCTTTTTGACGCAATAGTCATTCAAAACTTGGCTGTCCTCACCCGCGGATACACGCTAAAACCCACAGTTTTACTTTTAGGTGGTCCAAACACATTCTTCCCCGCTTTAGTTGAAGCCTGGAAGCACCACTTATCCAAAATCTGGAAAGAAAAAGGAATACCTTTCAGCGAAAACTCCATCATCCTTCCTCAAAACTCCCAATATTTCGCTGCAATAGGCTCAGCCCTGCACCGCCAGACGGAAGAAAGTCCATACAAAGGAACGGCAGGACTGGAAAAGTTCACTCTTCTAATTTCCCAAATGAAAGAAAAAACAGGCGAAATAGGACTGCTGAAAGAAGGCGAAAGTTTAGAAGAGTTTAAAAAAAAGTATGCAGTCAAACCTTTCAAACAACCAGAATTCAAAAAAGGCGAAACGATAAAAGCGTTTTTAGGAATAGACGGCGGTTCAACGTCAACAAAAGGCGTTCTGATAAACAAAAAAGGTGAACTAATAGCCACAGCCTACACCCTTTCCACCGGCAACCCTCTTAAAGACGTGAAAGAAATCGTTAAACGATTGAAAGAGTCAGTAGAAAAGAGCGGCGCAAAGTTAGAAGTTCTCGCATTCGGAGTGACCGGATACGCCAAAGACATGCTGAAAGAAACCCTAAACGCGGACGTTGCAATCGTAGAAACGGTAGCCCACACCATTTCCGCTCTTCACTTTTTCAAAAACGTTGATGTAATAGTTGACGTAGGCGGACAGGACATAAAAGTAATAATGCTCACCGGCGGCAAAGTAAGAGACTTCAAACTCAATACTCAATGCTCAGCAGGTAACGGGTACTACCTCCAGTCAACAGCAGAACGCTTCGGTTACAGGGTAGAAGAATACGCAGACGTTGCCTTCACCGCAAAATACGCTCCCAAGTTTAACTTCGGCTGCGCCGTGTTTTTGGAACAGGACATCGTAAACTTCCAAAGGCTCGGCTGGAAGCCGAACGAAATAATGGCAGGACTTGCAAAAGTTCTACCCAAAAACATATGGCTTTACGTTGTGAAAGAACCAAACCTTAAAAGATTAGGAAAAACCTTCCTCCTTCAAGGTGGAACGCAGAGAAACTTAGCAGCCGTC
This region of Desulfurobacterium pacificum genomic DNA includes:
- the ribD gene encoding bifunctional diaminohydroxyphosphoribosylaminopyrimidine deaminase/5-amino-6-(5-phosphoribosylamino)uracil reductase RibD, producing MNRKMEKITTEDLKFMSLAIREAYKAKGKTLPNPAVGAVIVKNGKVISKAFHEKAGQPHAEALAIERAGDKARGATLYVTLEPCNHYGKTPPCTEKIIKAGIKEVVIGIRDPNPIASGGVERLKAAGIKVKENVFKKRCFELIEDFIVNVKYSRPFVSLKLASTLDGFIADEKGDSKWVTSKKSRTYVHKLRSYHNAVMVGIGTVLKDDPLLNVRYVETEVQPDAIVIDKDLKIPLNARLIKRRASELIVITSEKSLLNYKAGILKDLGVKLLPVSSSGKYLDLTEAFKTLREQFGIYSIMCEGGSGLAGYLLENNLIDKLYLFYAMKVFGSGIKLFDSSRKGLKGYKVLSVKRLGEDFLVIMFRQN
- a CDS encoding transglycosylase domain-containing protein: MKFKKIAAIFFVLFLLSPLFSKSFASTAYKRRLLPDFATTVYDRNGKVVGFFYKGHFRLYAPYDEIPKKLIYAVITAEDERFFEHKGIDPLGILRAAVTDITKGKIVQGGSTITQQLAKILYLSPKRTFERKLKEIAIARELEKKLTKQEILELYLNYIYLSNGAYGVKAAAWVLFGKDNLSDLTLAQCALLAGIIRGPEYYNPFKHPQRALKRRNFILKKMLDLGYITEEEYKKTINEPLTPLKSPNYPRTASYALDLVKFEIARKGIVPYDTIYTAGYKIYTTLDLRVQDYAQKVLKEYDDKYSQKHNLDDLQCAGMAIDKKGGVLFVVGGRDFKESPLNRAFRILRPIGSTAKPFTYLTAFQNGWSPLDYVSNEPFEMVTEITINGTQVLKEWKPENYGKKFTPFVQVRYALMKSINVATLHLAMHFPQKIRKTLVKFEMIKPDDPFDLSYVLGSFPSNLYRIVRAYSAFQDNGILKEPYVITKVTNRFGKVIYRGYPVMKNVSDAWSVQILRSIMQDVVKKGTARSISYLTKWFDVAGKTGTTNDFRDVYFSGFTTSFIMSVWFGRDSYQKMWDGATGGGTAAPPWGLIAKKICQLYGCGQFEPPYEEIVKHYPPPTHFPEEEMEKIYYNEWINKLNEPKDGKDNN
- a CDS encoding SLC13 family permease; this encodes MIDRILGDKLGSSKKTGESNLRWKKRLINIGKRGVALVGEEWIFFLSLFGLILSSLILHRIPKYTLNDFKILITLTIFLIIVKSLEREKIPPYLASKIEKGSYVPLKLLLFTFFISMFITNDVALMVVVPFTLSFNVSHAGLLVALEAMAANGGSALSPFGNPQNLFIYYHYKTSVLAFIKTIFPFWITSLLFLILLFFLKRNLFKISARSEPVSLGKNWKGSVLMFLLFLPVALKAVPFYLCIVPLIYYLIKDRESFKIDYFLIGTFFAFFGFTDNLAYALNFSITEPSKVFLYSAGASQVISNVPAALLFADFTDNWKALLWGTSVGGYGNLIGSLANLIAYKLYVNHRGNNWKVLLLFHVIGYAFFFLGIASFFYFYNFVK
- the gatB gene encoding Asp-tRNA(Asn)/Glu-tRNA(Gln) amidotransferase subunit GatB, coding for MEFEAVIGLEVHAQLLTKTKIFCSCKNEFGAPPNTNVCPVCLGMPGSLPVLNKRAVEYAVKAALALNCKINKYSIFARKHYFYPDLPKAYQITQYELPFAEHGWIEIEKPDGTKKKIRIRRIHMEEDAGKTIHGEGLDPNSYVDLNRAGTPLIEIVSEPDISTPEEARLYMQKLRDILVWIGVNDGNLEEGSLRCDANVSVRPKGSEKLGTRTEIKNVNSFRFIQKALEYEIERQINVIKSGGEVVQETRLFDSQKGITKTMRTKEEAEDYRYFPEPDLPPLIIDDEWLEAIKSSLPELPDQVKERFIKEFGITSYDADILTRDRNLAEFFERAAKSYSGEAKKVANIIISDFLGILNEMKTDISETPVKPEQIAKLLELVDKGVISLRVAKEEVLPEMAKEGKDPEAVVEEKGLVQISDESALKEIIKKVLAANEKAVKQYKEGNDKQKQKAVKFLIGQVMKETRGKANPKLLNELIPQVLEEV
- a CDS encoding BadF/BadG/BcrA/BcrD ATPase family protein, producing the protein MFKAGIDIGSTTVKGVLLDEKNNVIFKQYKRHEAKQSEKVLELLKNFEKVAGKNFHLFLTGSGGKDLAESLGVKFVQEVNAVALAVENLYPQTRSVVELGGQDAKMIFWIEKNGIIRKVTTMNDKCAGGTGATIDRIIAKLKIPPSTASKIHYDPLKVHPIAAKCGVFAETDINSLQKAGVPEDELLISLFDAIVIQNLAVLTRGYTLKPTVLLLGGPNTFFPALVEAWKHHLSKIWKEKGIPFSENSIILPQNSQYFAAIGSALHRQTEESPYKGTAGLEKFTLLISQMKEKTGEIGLLKEGESLEEFKKKYAVKPFKQPEFKKGETIKAFLGIDGGSTSTKGVLINKKGELIATAYTLSTGNPLKDVKEIVKRLKESVEKSGAKLEVLAFGVTGYAKDMLKETLNADVAIVETVAHTISALHFFKNVDVIVDVGGQDIKVIMLTGGKVRDFKLNTQCSAGNGYYLQSTAERFGYRVEEYADVAFTAKYAPKFNFGCAVFLEQDIVNFQRLGWKPNEIMAGLAKVLPKNIWLYVVKEPNLKRLGKTFLLQGGTQRNLAAVKAQHDFIKERVPDAKILVHPITGEAGAFGAAIEAMKNYNGSSSFIGVENLLNLQFEVKSDETTRCNYCTNRCIRTFIKVKTKNGEKLYVIAPCEKGTVLKKEDLKTVINKFKEIKEKNPNMQEICAKEVFKTDINVQKAYKERVFIFSRKSILEKRSSLKVGIPRVLNFYSLAPFFIGYFKSLGVQNFVFSNYTTEKMIKEELIGGAIDPCFPSKVALAHVKNLLKKSLDIIFFPKIATLQSWFEDAEGSHACPTVTSTPITVKSVLTKEEDVFSKKGILYLDPLLYFHDEDLLEYELYQSLADILSLRREENQKAVKEGLKALNDYLTKMRKMGEKILETVEKENRYAILVLARPYHNDPGINHGIVEELQKRGYPILTIESLPTSEKFLKKVFKDRKPFKIRDVWEKAYSENTNRKVWAALYAARHPNLAVLDLSSFRCGHDAPVYSLIEEILKESGTPHFTFHEIDENKPAGSIKIRVETIDYFLKNSRL